Proteins encoded in a region of the Flavobacteriaceae bacterium HL-DH10 genome:
- a CDS encoding helix-turn-helix domain-containing protein produces MEWISSSKSNRSFALDHNIDEKTVRKIIQEDGYRIPVKTLQKICDAREIRLSQFFELLNL; encoded by the coding sequence TTGGAATGGATAAGCTCTAGTAAGTCCAATCGGAGTTTTGCTCTTGACCATAATATTGACGAAAAGACTGTTAGAAAGATTATCCAAGAAGATGGTTACAGAATTCCTGTTAAAACACTTCAAAAAATATGTGATGCTAGAGAAATAAGATTATCTCAATTTTTTGAATTGCTAAATTTATAA
- a CDS encoding helix-turn-helix domain-containing protein — protein MKKLKFEDLPKAMELALEKLTTIEHQLNDLKLYFQPKEPVELMTRNEVTEYLKINMTTLWNWTNKRKLTAYGIGARVYYKRSEIEKSIIRFKK, from the coding sequence ATGAAAAAATTAAAATTTGAAGATTTACCAAAAGCAATGGAATTAGCACTTGAAAAACTGACAACCATAGAACATCAATTAAATGATTTAAAACTATACTTTCAGCCTAAAGAACCAGTTGAACTAATGACCAGAAATGAAGTAACTGAATATTTAAAAATAAATATGACCACTTTATGGAATTGGACAAATAAAAGAAAACTTACAGCATATGGGATTGGAGCTAGGGTTTATTATAAAAGAAGTGAGATAGAGAAATCCATTATTAGATTTAAAAAATAA
- a CDS encoding caspase family protein codes for MESNSAIVSGRTLLISVGIEEYLRTSDFSKVRYANKDASELKKAFEIDSTIDENEIVLLINQQATKSTIKKELEKITQKATKFDRIIFFFAGHGAYSEGQNWIVPFDAYKTDITNTGISIKEILSLFRKSDCKRNIMFFDCCHSGFELGEDERNLNSAFEIEDLLYLYKDEEYCSGFASSKSTETSVSNDVLRNGVWSSFLIRALTGKANNKIYEDGILFNDNLQDFLNKNVKDFVKRNTTDRKDQTPTCFGNFTNRFPIININPIIEQKLISQSYSNISFKRISMLSEERGDVKSLNGFIKGKHKVPNYKNSTTEDFIKSCSLREIFEDIGEITDSIKKLNYKRKEVETNIENGFASISTPDFTYFINIEQLDEEPSEYILTRTLEEFKDSQIIDSDKFNSIFEKSFDELKFDLSKSIDIENLIDHIEDLENDKIKVDFDHNNLNWCKINIEGLEYDIVVEPNSISITYYRMTSPFNLIKAFEKTHNTLLNTPELKILE; via the coding sequence ATGGAATCTAACTCTGCAATAGTTTCAGGAAGAACTTTATTGATAAGTGTAGGAATTGAAGAATATCTGCGAACGTCTGATTTTAGTAAAGTTAGATACGCAAATAAAGATGCATCTGAATTAAAAAAAGCATTTGAAATTGATTCAACAATAGACGAGAACGAAATTGTACTTCTAATAAATCAACAAGCGACAAAATCTACAATTAAAAAAGAACTTGAAAAGATAACTCAAAAAGCAACTAAATTTGATAGAATAATATTCTTTTTTGCTGGACACGGTGCATATTCAGAAGGACAAAATTGGATAGTCCCTTTTGATGCTTATAAAACAGACATTACGAATACTGGAATTTCAATTAAAGAAATACTATCTCTTTTTAGAAAGTCGGACTGCAAAAGAAATATTATGTTCTTCGATTGCTGTCACAGCGGATTTGAACTTGGAGAAGATGAAAGGAATTTAAATTCTGCATTCGAAATAGAAGATTTACTTTACCTCTATAAAGATGAGGAATATTGTTCTGGATTTGCATCATCAAAATCAACAGAGACTTCTGTTTCTAATGATGTTTTACGTAATGGAGTTTGGTCGAGTTTTTTAATTAGGGCTTTAACTGGTAAAGCAAATAATAAAATTTATGAAGATGGTATTTTGTTTAACGATAATCTACAGGATTTTCTAAATAAAAATGTCAAAGATTTTGTTAAGAGAAATACTACTGACAGAAAAGACCAAACACCCACTTGTTTTGGCAATTTTACAAATCGCTTTCCAATTATCAACATTAACCCAATTATAGAGCAGAAGCTTATTTCACAATCTTACTCAAATATTTCTTTTAAACGAATATCAATGTTAAGTGAAGAAAGAGGAGATGTTAAAAGTTTAAACGGTTTTATAAAAGGTAAACATAAAGTACCTAATTATAAAAACTCAACAACCGAAGATTTTATAAAATCCTGTAGTTTAAGAGAAATATTCGAAGATATTGGAGAAATTACAGACTCAATAAAAAAATTAAATTATAAAAGAAAGGAAGTGGAAACCAATATTGAAAACGGCTTTGCTTCTATTTCAACACCTGATTTTACTTACTTTATTAATATTGAACAATTGGACGAAGAACCAAGCGAATACATTTTAACACGCACTTTAGAAGAATTCAAAGATTCCCAAATAATTGATTCCGATAAATTTAATTCGATTTTTGAAAAATCTTTCGATGAATTAAAATTTGACTTATCTAAATCTATAGATATAGAAAACCTTATTGACCACATAGAAGATTTAGAAAACGATAAAATCAAAGTAGATTTTGACCACAATAATCTTAATTGGTGTAAGATAAACATCGAAGGATTAGAGTATGATATTGTAGTAGAACCAAATTCGATTTCAATTACATACTACCGAATGACTAGTCCTTTTAACTTAATTAAAGCATTTGAAAAAACCCATAATACTCTATTAAACACACCTGAATTAAAAATACTTGAATAA
- a CDS encoding IS110 family transposase — protein MNKYSEIYGLDISKDVFDVYGSQTGHTQFKNDERGFKSFLNYVSKGALVVMEATGYYHYRLAQFLFKSGVCVSVVNPLSVKRFIQMKLAKVKTDKSDAKAICEYGQMNGVPLYTALNEVQSECLQLFRLLDSYIKQSTASKNKLHGEETLGIPSKFVYRSLKRHVKHLKKEIAAIEERLLALVKQDQQYQLTLLNSIPGMGVKTALFLIVVTDGFKKFETASQLCSYVGITPTIRLSGSSVRGRSRISKVGNKKLRNLLFLCAFSACKHNKACREIYERLVNKGKSKKLALIAVANKLLKQAFAIAKSGRPYDENFVSKLA, from the coding sequence ATGAATAAATATAGTGAAATTTATGGATTAGACATTAGTAAAGATGTCTTTGATGTTTATGGTTCCCAAACAGGTCACACCCAGTTTAAAAATGATGAGAGAGGATTTAAAAGCTTTTTAAATTATGTGTCAAAAGGCGCATTAGTAGTCATGGAAGCAACAGGCTATTATCATTACCGTTTAGCTCAGTTTTTATTCAAGTCAGGAGTTTGTGTATCTGTTGTGAATCCGCTGTCAGTAAAACGCTTTATCCAGATGAAGTTGGCCAAAGTAAAGACAGATAAGAGTGATGCTAAAGCTATTTGTGAGTATGGACAAATGAATGGTGTTCCTCTTTACACAGCTTTAAATGAAGTCCAGAGCGAATGCTTGCAGCTCTTTAGATTACTAGATAGTTACATAAAACAGAGTACGGCATCAAAGAATAAACTTCATGGGGAAGAAACTTTAGGAATACCTTCAAAGTTTGTATATCGTTCATTAAAGCGTCATGTAAAGCATTTAAAAAAGGAGATTGCCGCGATCGAGGAACGCCTATTAGCTTTAGTGAAACAAGACCAACAATATCAATTAACATTATTAAACAGTATCCCAGGTATGGGAGTAAAGACTGCCTTGTTTTTAATAGTAGTAACTGATGGCTTTAAGAAGTTTGAGACAGCATCGCAGCTATGCAGTTATGTTGGGATTACTCCAACTATAAGATTATCCGGTAGTAGCGTAAGAGGTCGAAGTAGAATAAGCAAGGTTGGTAACAAGAAGCTGAGAAATCTACTGTTTCTATGCGCTTTTTCAGCCTGTAAGCATAACAAGGCTTGTAGAGAAATTTATGAAAGATTAGTTAATAAAGGAAAAAGCAAAAAATTAGCATTAATTGCTGTAGCAAATAAGTTATTAAAGCAGGCATTTGCTATTGCAAAATCTGGAAGACCTTATGATGAAAACTTTGTTTCTAAATTAGCCTAA
- a CDS encoding DUF262 domain-containing protein has translation MNKMTNFLNTTNRNVAWFKGAFDRGELDMKPPFQRNPVWVTKQKSYLIDTILNEYPIPEIYMQETVDEKGKAKYIIVDGQQRTRAMLEFLEGKYCINAKESPDFADMYFEDLTTDQKKTIFQYNFVIRVLPDIPDPQLREIFQRLNKNVVSLNKQELRQATYWGPFIKTMNTLSDKDYWSKIDVFTANDIRRMIDVEFISELAIFYMHGFQNKKDNLDKYYALYEEEFENSKEVMETFDTVNGEILKILPEINNTRWSKKADFYTLFGFFAKQKDELPLSKDKREMARNKLLEFAEEINYFVKTDKGDEEVSYNPETKEYGRGIRATTDSGSRKVRENALNIKLEGLWE, from the coding sequence ATGAATAAAATGACAAATTTTTTAAACACAACAAACAGAAATGTGGCTTGGTTCAAAGGAGCTTTTGACCGAGGAGAATTGGATATGAAACCGCCTTTTCAACGAAACCCAGTTTGGGTGACGAAACAAAAAAGCTATCTAATAGACACTATATTAAATGAATATCCAATTCCAGAAATTTATATGCAGGAAACTGTGGATGAAAAAGGTAAAGCAAAATATATTATTGTGGATGGGCAACAAAGAACACGAGCAATGTTGGAATTTCTTGAAGGTAAATATTGCATTAACGCCAAGGAAAGTCCAGATTTTGCCGATATGTATTTTGAAGATTTAACCACAGACCAAAAAAAGACAATTTTTCAATACAATTTTGTAATTCGAGTTTTACCTGACATTCCAGACCCTCAATTGAGAGAAATATTTCAAAGATTAAATAAAAATGTTGTTTCGCTTAATAAACAAGAATTGCGACAAGCCACATATTGGGGGCCTTTTATAAAAACAATGAATACATTATCTGATAAAGATTATTGGAGCAAAATTGATGTTTTTACAGCCAACGATATCAGAAGAATGATTGATGTAGAATTTATTAGCGAATTGGCAATTTTTTATATGCACGGCTTCCAAAACAAAAAGGACAATTTAGATAAGTATTATGCACTTTATGAAGAAGAGTTTGAAAACAGTAAAGAGGTAATGGAAACTTTTGACACAGTAAATGGAGAAATTCTTAAGATTCTACCAGAAATAAATAATACAAGATGGAGTAAAAAAGCCGATTTTTATACATTATTTGGATTCTTTGCAAAACAAAAAGATGAACTTCCACTATCTAAAGATAAAAGAGAAATGGCAAGAAATAAGCTTTTAGAATTCGCAGAAGAGATTAACTACTTTGTAAAAACCGACAAAGGTGATGAGGAAGTAAGTTACAATCCAGAAACCAAAGAATATGGAAGAGGAATTAGAGCAACAACAGATTCAGGAAGTCGAAAAGTTAGAGAAAATGCCCTAAATATAAAACTCGAAGGGCTTTGGGAATAA
- a CDS encoding DUF2971 domain-containing protein, giving the protein MTEILYKYRSLDNFKNFVDIILKNRLFAAPYKDLNDPMEGQYYYRTGELNRNIRSKLTEEKGKLRLCSLSRVNNNELMWSHYTNGQRGVAIGLRINDDKYTVRPIVYNGLASIQNQNYNDQTAIEILSHKLAVWSYEREERVFIRDKHFVNIQVVEIILGRSMSTPDISLIKDLVEKINPDIQIIRAQEIMND; this is encoded by the coding sequence ATGACTGAAATTTTATATAAATATAGAAGTCTTGATAATTTCAAGAATTTTGTAGATATTATTCTTAAAAATAGACTTTTCGCAGCTCCATATAAAGATCTGAATGATCCAATGGAAGGTCAATATTATTATAGAACTGGAGAATTAAATAGAAACATTCGGAGTAAGTTAACTGAAGAAAAAGGCAAACTAAGATTATGTTCGCTATCAAGGGTGAATAATAATGAATTAATGTGGTCTCATTACACAAATGGACAAAGAGGAGTTGCAATTGGATTAAGAATTAATGATGATAAATATACAGTTAGACCAATAGTATATAATGGACTTGCTTCAATACAAAATCAAAATTATAATGACCAGACTGCAATCGAGATTCTCAGTCATAAGTTAGCTGTTTGGAGTTATGAACGAGAGGAAAGAGTTTTTATCCGAGATAAACATTTTGTAAATATTCAAGTTGTCGAGATTATTTTGGGGAGAAGTATGAGTACTCCTGATATTAGTTTAATAAAAGATTTAGTGGAAAAAATTAATCCAGATATCCAAATTATTAGAGCTCAAGAAATTATGAATGATTAA